The sequence below is a genomic window from Phycodurus eques isolate BA_2022a chromosome 6, UOR_Pequ_1.1, whole genome shotgun sequence.
GAGTAGATAGTATTTTATTGTTGCTAATGTCCAGCGACTAACGTATTTTTGCACTTGTATGACgcttaaaaatatattgaatcAAAATGCATGAAGGCAACACACCTTCCCGCAAGCATCCTTTTCCATTACCTTCTATGCAaatcaaagggtgagtagttttactttatttttgttctattACTCATGTtagcttctttttacacttttatggtagttaataatgttaataaACTTCAAATGCCTGTACAAGCagtcaataaaggttttatgaagaATTGGACAATGGAGTTGATTGattcaatttccattatttcctacggGAAATAATTTTTGCGATCCAAACAAATAAGTGGTCGAGCCACGTCGCGGAACAGATTGCTTGACATTAGCGCTTCCGCTGTATCCCAGTCCGGTCAACTGTGTGATATAACTGCACATTTtcgagtggccttttattgtgggcagcctaaggcacacctgtttCGTAATCATgttgtctaatcagcatcttgatacagtatgtcacacctgtgaggtggatggattatctcgacaaaagAGAAGTGTTCACTAACACATTTGAGACAGATTTGTGAGCAGTATTTGTTCAAAATTGGCCTTTTGTGTACGGTAAACCGGATATGCCTACCATAACGCATGCGCCAAACAGAAGGAAAGTGGAAAATGCTTTCCTTGCTCTGTGCGCATAACACATTAATACTTCCGTCTAAATGATCTATATTAGCGGTAGTCTAGGATTTATAATTACAGGCGTATATTATAAATCTACGAGTGAGGGTTTCTGCCATGTAGTAAACTAAGATTTTAACGCCGATGAACTCTGTTACGGTAAACACGCCGAGGTACTGGTAGATGTCTAAGAGGTAGTAGAAGGGAAGTTTGTTGAGGTGATCTTGGCCATTTTAAGGCTGACAAATTTTGGTAATTTTTCCATACACCTATCTGTATGTATAATACATaccctctatttttttttttaaaagaaattctCATGAAAAATAGGAGCATTTATATTTTCTTCATTGTGTTTAAGGATGCAGCACAGTGGGCTCGTTGTTTTACGTTTGCCAAACAGTTTTGAGGTCCTGGTTTCAAATTTCAACCTTCCTGCGTGGTTTGCACGTTCATCCCGTGCTTGTGTGAATTTTCTGCAGGTGCGCcgactttctcccacattccaaaaacatgcatgatatgcTCGTCGaggagactaaattgtccttaggtgtgaatgccagtgtgaatgattgtttttttccgaTATGATTGACTGGAGACTAGTCCACCATGTGCCCTGCCTCTTGAATTCAGCTGGgttagactccagctcacctgcagcTCTAATAGCTAGaaataagcgctatagaaaatggagtcCTAGCGGAGGTCTACAGCTGCCCTTTGCACCCGCTCAGCCTGTTTAGGATTGTGGTGGCTTTGTACTTCTTTGTACTCTTGTTGAGCCCCACAGTTAAAACCAAGTCTACATGTcctcctctccctccctccttgtGCCAGATGCCTCATCAAGTGGCTGGAGGTGAGGAAAGTGTGCCCGCTGTGCAACATGCCCGTCTTGCAGCTTGCCCAGCAGGCTGGCACCACGGAACCTCCTGTGCCAATCCAGCAGCCTCTGCCCGGTGTCGAGAACCTGGTCTAGTGGACCTGAAGCCAACATGAGGGTGACACTATACATAtaagtatatacacacacacaaataaatacagacgACCAGTCTGCTGGAAAGGTCCAATTATTTGTGACTCTGCGGACCCGCCTGGTGGGAAAGACGTGCTTATCTTTACGACATAAAAAGGGTTTTTCCTCAACTTGCTTGGATTGATCATCAACTGtggattaactttttttttgtttttttgtttgttggataCGGAAAGAACGTTGATGTGGTTCACAaccaaagcactttttttctgtggacACCAGCTGAACAGGAGGATGACAGCGAACACAGCAGCCAAGATCTACAATAcacgaaatatttttttgttttgtttttgttttgtttttaattattatttaataagcACTTTACAAGAAGTCAAAACTTAATTGCTTGCAATTGTGGTAGCAATGTTttatatcagatttttttgttttatatcagATTTTTGACCATTACTTCCATGTTCAACTTAAAGCCTCGcaggtttacatttttaattggtaAACTTGGACTAGAATCACAAGTCTCAAAgggaaaaagtaataattttgtTAAATGTCTGCAAGGctccatacattttaatttctttcCACACATGCTTTGAAGGAAGCTCAAAAGAGACTTCAAtccatttatttgaaatgaaaggaTTACACATGCCAAACTCCATATGAAGTGCCGTCTTATTAGTCTTtactcttattattattattattattattatccgaCTGTTTTAATGGGTTTGTATTATTCTGGCAATCCAGAAAAGTGTTTCACTAATAAATAAACTGCCATGTTTCCTCATATAGCGGCTGTGCGGCAGAGGCGGGGGCGCTAATTTCTCAACTGCACAGAGTACCGGCCATCTATTCGCAGTAAGACATTTATTCGTAagtgtgaaaatatatataaaatattaaaaatatatacaatatatacaaatatgttcaaatctttttcttttttttttccacatatcATCGCTATCGACGGAATACACTCGGATTCAAAATCACAATTTTTCAAGAaatttgggggcggggggagcatcctgcttgagttaccaaacactgcattcttcaagttggtattatacattatattgaTATCATATATAGTTGCACACGAACATCATCACAACACAATCCTATTCAATCGCTAATTgaatttgcttaaaaaaaaaaaaaaaaaacactaacttcgctgttattgattaaaatggtaagATATGTCACCGGGACCAGTCATCCACATCGTCAAattctttttcaaatgttctaATTGCCATTagtgaagcaaaaaataaataaatacaatgatgaACTGACTAAGAAGTGCAATATGCCGAAATGCATCTATACGCAACTTACCTTTGTGGCGAACTCATTCTCTTCTGCTCCGAAGCATTACagcgatccatttttaacaaaacaggcttactcaaataTATTTACCATTACTCTTTTCACTCATGACCGCCTCGAAAACATCcggactttcaatcttgagttGATATAATACCGCTCGGCTCCCGCAGACTGAGGGAAGAGGCgaagttttacaacacttctcagcCAGCTCAAGTGTTCAAGCGCGTTAACAGAGTTGTTCTTAAGCTATTTTCAAAATTAGTTAATTTTTCAAAATGGCAGACAACGTGGGCACAGATCATTAATGttgatttgtggaaaaatgttaaattgacCAATGTGACGCCCCGGAGCGACGATATACACAATTGTCTGAGATGTGATGTTAACTCATGAAGAAAACAGCTCATTTTCTTAACTATAGCAACACGGGTTCACATACTGTGAATATATAAAGGCAGTGTTTGGGAGTATCCGGggcttcaaaaaataaaaataaaaaataaatgttacaaaCACGAATGACACTTATGGTCATTCATTCACCTAAATGTGTTAAAGAAGCACTAAAAATGCATTGGAAGCTGCCAtttcatgtgtatttttttattttttttttaaacgatacTGACGAGGTCCATGAGCACTCATGTACCTCTCTCCCTACTAAGGGAGTTGCCCCCTGCTAGAGTCAGTGCTCACTGGATGTAATGAAGCAGCAtttccattcacacacacacacacacacacacgatgcatCATTCTCGAGCTTTCGCTTCACTCTCTTTCTGtttgatactttttttgttttgtttggaccACTGAGCCctgctttttgttgtggtttttgtGTCCCCGGTTGTAAGCTGCTCCCGTGAAAAGTGCTGATCACTTTAGTGAGCAccagtttacaaaaaaaagggaaaggcACAATCATTAAAATCCCAAAAGGTGAAAAGCAAACCCTaacccattttaaaataaataaatgtacttgaattaaatattgtaagattataattaaaatgtgaaGCAGCATTACCATTCaaattgaattacaaaatgCCATAATTCACCTGGTTTAATTTCTCTGTGATTTGCTTATTGTGGAATTGAACTGGGAAAATGACTGATTGTGCCTTTAACAATCCAAACAAACAGTCATGGCTGCCCAGGTTACACACACACGACAACACGCTTACACATATAATGTTTTATTATATGCAAGGTGGCATCTCACAACTTTGTCGCACACATAACAACATTGGGAACAAGTATTTCTCTACATTAACCTTtttcagaacaaaaaaatacatctattAGTTTCTTCACTGTAGTTTAGGATAAAGTTTCCCTTGTGAACATGATGAATCAAAAATTCATTTGCCGAGAAATTGTGTGCCTGATTGATGATCAATAGAATGGCTTCCAACATTTTATTTGGACCCCTAAAAATGTCCCCGTAGCCCATTTTGGCCACCGAACCACAGTTTGGGAAACCCTGACTTGAGAGAACAAAAATGGCAATATTGAGAGAACAAAATAAGCAACAAATTGGCAGTTTTTGCGATGGTGTgtgcttaatttttttttaatgtaaaggcTCCATCACTCAACAAATGTTACAAAAGAATGCTccttaaaatgtgatttattgtgaCAATATGTGTCGTTCACTGCTAACAACACAAGTCTTACGTCTTTGTATGTATCCCGCTTGGTTCAATGTAAACGCATGCTAACTCTGTGTACTGATTATCACCACTGTAACATGTTCACATTGTTAGTGTGTTGATGCCACAAAATGACCTTTAAacagggtacacacataccaattttttttaattgtgagaGACCGCACACAccacaagggaaaaaaaactgcgattttttttttttttttttttttttttttttttttgctctgtggtGTGACGTGtacgagatgaccaacacagctcACCACACATATCTCCACCGATGATTGTGagtctcctcccccaaaccagatgtctgttgtagtaccaagGCTGACccgtgagaggcagcatggtgccacattGCGTCCACACTGATGAAAAGTACAAAGAAGGAGAAATCAACGATGCTAGGCTTGACTTTGCTATCGTAAATGTTGAACATGTTTAACATTTGCGATAGCCCAGTTATCcgtatgtgtgtaccctgcttgaAGCGATCACTCCCTGATATTTATCGTAAACACCACAAAGATCCTAATTCCAATCGAAGTGccaaaggaattaaaaaaaaaaaaaacagaacatttctgcattttttttaaaaaacaaaagtgattgAAGAAAGCAAAGAGATGTAGCCATGAATACTGGAGGAGTGTTACGCATCTTACGCTTAAACTCTGAATACTTACTGAAAGCAGTCAAATCAgagtttcatttgaatcttgGTGGATGCTTTGAGGACAAGTGCACTCGTTATTTATTCCTCTGTAGCTTTGTTGTGCCCCTCCCTCAGAGAaaacattatgaaaaataataataatatccaatATAACAATCTTGACTTTGTTGTAAACAGATGTTCTGTTTGTGGACTTTCACAGACATTGTAAAACTAAAAATTctgcagcagaatatttttgaagatgatgataataataatagctgtacagtatttgtaagctctatttttgtataTTGCTATTTTGAGGGGAATGTAATctgatttgttttcatgttcatgtttttatttggctAATTTCATGTTTATTCGTTTTAAAAGATACACAATTGCATGTGACTGATTTGAACTGTAATAAAGTTTACAAGATTTGAGTCGTTCTCGTTATTGatgtgcttgagtgacaaatCCGATACCTAATATTTATATGAACATAAACAATGCCAGCACGATGAACGAGTGGTtatcacgtctgcctcacagtcctgaagttctgggtttgaatcttggcttaGGCCCTTTTGTATGGAGTTTGCGTGTCGTCCTCATAGTATCTCGTGTTATCTTATAGTCCCATCGTGTGGCCATATAGTGTAATTGCAACAGTGCAAgaatgaaagcccgcatggcgtttgctaaaaaacacctgaaggagactgggtcgaaggttcaccttccaacgagacaatgaccctaagcacccagctaaaataccgaaggagtggcttcagaagaactccgtgactgttcttgaatggcccagcctgacttaaacccaactgaatatctctggagagacctgaaaatggccgcccaccaacgttcaccatccaacctgagagaactggagaggatccagTAATCCaaattcaggtgtgaaaaacttgttgcatgattcccaaaaagactcctggctgtattagctcaaaagggggcttcgactaaatactgcgcaaagggtctgaatacttatggctgtgtgatatttcagtttttcttttttaataaatctgcacaaatttcaacgattccgtttttttctgtcaatatggggtgctgtgtgtgcattaatggggggggggggggggggggggagaattaaaataattttagcaaatggctggaatataacagagtgaaaaatttaagggggtctgaatactttccgtacccactgtatgtaagtGTACCTTTAAATGTAGACattagctaatgttagctagccACGTTAGCTGAATAAATAAGAAACTATGTAATAATACAAGATACGTGTGctttgtgttgtctttttttgtgtgcgagATATTTTGGGTGAGACCACCATGAAAAAAGAAGACGCTTGGAATGTCCACCGCAATTTCAGCTGTGCCTTCGTGTGATGAGAGAGGTCTCGCAACAAACACCGTCAATAAATCAATAAGGCAGGTGATGAAAATGGGTTTGATTGAACATGTCATAACAATCAGCACACACTTAAATAAGTTTATTATTCATGTTGCTTGATGAATGccaattaaataaattacatcaaCTGTACAACATTTGCCTTTCCATACTCTCATGATCACACATCCAGTTACGAACGGCagcagaaacaaaataaataaaaatacttaaaCACACATTAGCTTTATTGACATGTTAAATAATAGAGCGTCAAAATAATTTGCCTTTTAAATAACAACTTAACGCACACAGTATCATCCAGATCTTTGTTTCAACCTGTCAACACCTGTTTCGGGACATTTTACATTCAACTAACAGCGGATTTATATTGTGTAGAGTTTAAGGAGTGCCATGGCGAGGTGACATGTGAGGATGCTACCCACGTGGGTGGCTGTCATCGTTGCTCCAGTGTTGCTGGTCGTGCCACCTGTGATGGCAGTGTTTGCAGTAATGGGGCTAACAGTTGCAGAGTTGCCAGCTGTGGTTGCGACGTTGCCAGTCGCTACGGTGTTGCCAGTCGCTGCGGCGTTGCCAGTCGCTGCTCCGTTGCCAGCTGTGGTTGCGGCGTTGCCAGTCGCTGCGGCGTTGCCAGTCGCTGCGTTGCCAATTGCTGCATTGCCAGTTGCTGCATTGTTAGCTGTGGTTGCAGCGTTGCCAGTCGCTGCGTTGCCAGTTGCTGCGTTGCCAGTCGCAGCATTGCCTGCTGTGGTTGCGGCGTTACCAGTCGCAGCATTGGCTGCTGTAGTTGCAGCGTTGCCAGTCGCTGCGGCGTTGCCAGTCGCTGCGGCGTTGCCAGTCGCAGCATTGCCAGTTGTGGTTGCGGCGTTGCCAGTTGCTGCATTGTTAGTTGTGGGTGCAGAGTTTCCAGTTGCTGCGTTGCCAGTCGCAGCATTGCCTGCTGTGTTTGCGGCGTTGCCAGTTGCTGCGGCGTTGCCAGCTGTGGTTGCGGCGTTGCCAGTTGCTGCGGCGTTGCCAGTCGCAGCATTGCCTGCTGTGGTTGCGGCGTTGCCAGTTGCTGCGTTGCCACCTGTGGTTGCGGCGTTGCCAGTCGCTGCGGCGTTGCCAGTCGCTGCGTTGCCAGCTGTGGTTGCGGCGTTGCCAGTTGCTGCAGTGTTAGCTGTGGATGCAGCGTTTCCAGTCGCAGCATTGGCTGCTGTGGTTGCGGCGTTGCCAGTCGCTGCGTTGCCAGTTGCTGCGTTGCCAGTCGCAGCATTGGCTGCTGTGGTTGCAGCGTTGCCAGTCGCTGCATTGCCAGTTGCTGCATTGCCAGTTGCTGCATTGTTAGCTGTGGATGCAGCGTTTCCAGTCGCAGCATTGGCTGCTGTGGTTGCGGCGTTGCCAGTCGCTGCGTTGCCAGTTGCTGCGTTGCCAGTCGCAGCATTCCCTGCTGTGGTTGCGGCGTTGCCAGTTGCTGCGGCGTTGCCAGCTGTGGTTGCGGCGTTGCCAGTTGCTGCGGCGTTGCCAGTCGCAGCATTGCCTGCTGTGGTTGCGGTGTTGCCAGTTGCTCCATTGCCAGTACCTGCATTGTTAGCTGTGGTTGCAGCGTTTCCAGTTCCTGCGTTGCCAGTCGCAGCATTGCCTGCTGTGGTTCCTGCATTGCCAGTCGCTGCGTTGCCAGCTGTGGTTGCGGCATTGCCAGTTGCTCCATTGACAGTTGCTGCATTGCCTGCTGTGGTTGCAGCGTTGCCAGTCGCTGCGTTGCCAGTCGCAGCATTGCCAGCTGTTGTTGCGGCGTTGCCAGTTGCTGCATTGTTAGTTGTGGGTGCAGAGTTTCCAGTTGCTGCGTTGCCAGTCGCAGCATTGCCTGCTGTGGTTGCGGCGTTGCCAGTCGCTGCGGCGTTGCCAGTCGCTGCTGCGTTGCCAGCTGTGGTTGCGACGTTGCCAGTCGCTGCGGCGTTGCCAGTCGCTGCGTTGCCAGCTGTGGTTGCGGCGTTGCCAGTCGCTGCAGCGTTGCCAGTCGCTGCGTTGCCAGCTGTGGTTGCGGCGTTGCCAGTTGCTGCAGTGTTAGCTGTGGATGCAGCGTTTCCAGTCGCAGCATTGGCTGCTGTGGTTGCGGCGTTGCCAGTCGCTGCATTGCCAGTTGCTGCGTTGCCAGTCGCAGCATTGGCTGCTGTTGTTGCGACGTTGCCAGTCGCTGCGTTGCCAGTTGCTGCGTTGCCAGTCGCAGCATTGCCTGCTGTGGTTGCAGCGTTGCCAGTCGCTGCATTGCCAGTTGCTGCATTGTTAGCTGTGGATGCAGAATTTCCAGTTGCAGCACTGGCTGCTGTTGTTGCGACGTTGCCAGTCGCTGTGTTGCCAGTTGCTGCGTTGCCAGTCGCAGCATTGCCTTCTGTGGTTGCGGCGTTGCCAGTTGCTGTGGCGTTGCCAGCTGTGGTTGCGGCGTTGCCAGTTGCTGCGGCGTTGCCAGTCGCAGCATTGCCTGCTGTGGTTGCGGTGTTGCCAGTTGCTCCATTGCCAGTAGCTGCATTGTTAGCTGTGGTTGCAGCGTTTCCAGTTGCTGCGTTGCCAGTCGCAGCATTGCCTGCTGTGGTTCCTGCATTGCCAGTCGCTGCGGCGTTGCCAGTCGCTGCGTTGCCAGCTGTGGTTGCGGCATTGCCAGTTGCTCCATTGCCAGTTACTGCATTGTTAGCTGTGGTTGCAGCGTTTC
It includes:
- the LOC133404168 gene encoding uncharacterized transmembrane protein DDB_G0289901-like; translation: MLLLILLQLLIIAALTTPSAATGNTAATGNAAATGNAAATSNAAATGNATATGNAATAANNAVTGNAATANAGTTAGNAATGNAAATANAAATSNAAATGNAAATGNAATAANNAVTGNAATANAGTTAGNAATGNAAATGNAATTAGNTAATGNAATTAGNAATGNAATGNAATTANNAVTGNGATGNAATTAGNAATGNAAATGNAGTTAGNAATGNAATGNAATTANNAATGNGATGNTATTAGNAATGNAAATGNAATTAGNATATGNAATTEGNAATGNAATGNTATGNVATTAASAATGNSASTANNAATGNAATGNAATTAGNAATGNAATGNAATGNVATTAANAATGNAATGNAATGNAATTAANAATGNAASTANTAATGNAATTAGNAATGNAAATGNAATTAGNAATGNAAATGNVATTAGNAAATGNAAATGNAATTAGNAATGNAATGNSAPTTNNAATGNAATTAGNAATGNAATGNAATTAGNAATVNGATGNAATTAGNAATGNAGTTAGNAATGNAGTGNAATTANNAGTGNGATGNTATTAGNAATGNAAATGNAATTAGNAAATGNAATTAGNAATGNAATGNAATGNAATTAANAATGNAASTANNAATGNAATGNAATGNAATTAANAATGNAATGNAATGNAATTAANAATGNAASTANTAATGNAATTAGNAATGNAAATGNAATTGGNAATGNAATTAGNAATGNAAATGNAATTAGNAAATGNAANTAGNAATGNAATGNSAPTTNNAATGNAATTTGNAATGNAAATGNAAATGNAATTAANAATGNAATTAGNAATGNAATGNAATGNAATTANNAATGNAAIGNAATGNAAATGNAATTAGNGAATGNAAATGNTVATGNVATTAGNSATVSPITANTAITGGTTSNTGATMTATHVGSILTCHLAMALLKLYTI